The Fimbriimonas ginsengisoli Gsoil 348 genome window below encodes:
- a CDS encoding HAD-IIIA family hydrolase, whose translation MARPFLLLDRDGTLIEERGYLSDPAGVALTPGAGEALRFAMERGLGIAVVSNQSGIGRGMMTVAQVEAVNRRTEELLIQEGVEIGGFFFCPHHPDDRCACRKPGTGLALRAARELEIDLLRSVVVGDKSADLELGHAIGARSVLVRTGYGRETEAEGCYADAVIEGLSGLAPFLETWTSRPAGEHLVNRHLEESARVKLATRDACVPSLLEAAGIVAEAMRSGGKLLICGNGGSAADSQHLAAEFVVRLSSTFERRAWPAIALTTDTSILTAFGNDYGFERVFARQVEALGQPGDVLLAISTSGGSPNILRAAETARAKGLKVISLLGGTGGALRDLSDAPIVVPSRSTQHVQEAHLALYHLFCGLVERMLYPFGE comes from the coding sequence ATGGCACGCCCCTTCCTCCTCTTGGATCGCGACGGCACGCTCATCGAAGAACGAGGCTATCTCTCGGACCCCGCGGGAGTGGCATTGACTCCGGGCGCGGGGGAGGCGTTACGCTTCGCGATGGAGCGCGGCTTGGGTATCGCGGTTGTCAGTAATCAATCCGGTATCGGGCGCGGAATGATGACGGTGGCTCAGGTCGAGGCGGTCAACCGCCGGACCGAGGAGCTGCTCATCCAAGAGGGGGTCGAGATCGGCGGCTTCTTTTTCTGCCCCCATCACCCCGACGATCGGTGCGCCTGTAGAAAACCGGGTACGGGTCTGGCTCTTCGGGCGGCCCGCGAGTTGGAAATCGACCTCCTCCGCAGCGTGGTAGTCGGAGATAAGTCGGCGGATTTGGAGTTGGGTCACGCGATCGGAGCCCGCTCCGTTCTGGTTCGTACCGGCTACGGACGCGAAACGGAAGCGGAGGGATGTTACGCGGATGCGGTGATCGAAGGACTCTCGGGGCTCGCACCTTTCCTGGAAACCTGGACATCCCGACCCGCCGGCGAGCACCTCGTGAATCGTCACCTGGAAGAGAGCGCGCGCGTGAAGCTCGCGACGCGGGATGCGTGCGTTCCGAGTCTGTTGGAGGCGGCCGGGATAGTGGCAGAGGCGATGCGAAGCGGGGGGAAGCTCTTGATATGCGGCAACGGTGGATCCGCCGCCGATAGCCAGCACCTGGCCGCCGAGTTCGTGGTTCGGTTGAGCTCCACGTTCGAGCGAAGAGCCTGGCCGGCCATCGCTTTGACTACGGACACTTCCATCCTCACGGCGTTTGGCAACGACTACGGATTCGAGCGCGTGTTCGCACGGCAAGTCGAGGCGCTCGGGCAACCGGGCGACGTTCTCCTCGCGATCAGTACCAGCGGCGGCTCGCCGAACATCCTTCGCGCCGCCGAAACGGCCCGTGCAAAGGGTCTGAAAGTGATCTCTTTACTTGGCGGAACCGGAGGCGCTCTTCGCGATTTATCGGATGCGCCGATCGTCGTTCCGAGCCGTTCGACCCAGCACGTCCAGGAAGCGCACTTGGCGCTGTACCACCTCTTCTGCGGCCTCGTCGAGCGAATGCTCTATCCGTTCGGCGAATAG
- a CDS encoding NAD-dependent epimerase gives MAKILVTGAAGFIGYHASRRLLEQGHEVVGLDNMNLYYDVSLKEGRLAELRPFPGFRFVKASLEDAEAVDLAVEGMDAVIHLAAQAGVRYSLENPRVYVQSNVVGFLNILESCRAHPVKHLVYASSSSVYGGNKKMPFSTEDRVDHPVSLYAATKKSNELMAHVYSHLFDLPTTGLRFFTVYGPWGRPDMAPTLFTQAILEGKPIKVFNNGDMRRDFTYVGDIVSGIVSVLDRPPVREGENAPYRLFNIGNSEPVQLLRFIEILEHAIGREAEKVLLPMQPGDVPATFSDTSDLERLTGFRPLTSLEEGIPQFVEWYRRYYAI, from the coding sequence ATGGCCAAGATTCTAGTCACGGGCGCCGCCGGCTTCATCGGTTACCATGCGAGCCGGCGCCTCCTGGAGCAGGGGCACGAAGTGGTCGGCCTCGACAACATGAACTTGTACTACGACGTCTCCCTAAAGGAAGGTCGCCTCGCCGAGCTCCGACCTTTTCCGGGCTTCCGGTTCGTGAAAGCGAGTCTGGAGGACGCGGAGGCGGTGGATCTGGCGGTAGAGGGGATGGACGCGGTGATCCACCTCGCCGCCCAAGCCGGGGTGCGCTATTCGCTGGAGAATCCGAGGGTGTACGTCCAGTCGAACGTCGTAGGCTTCCTGAATATCCTCGAATCTTGCCGCGCCCATCCTGTGAAGCACCTGGTTTATGCCTCGTCGAGCTCGGTTTACGGCGGAAATAAGAAGATGCCGTTCTCCACAGAGGACCGGGTGGATCATCCGGTCAGTCTGTACGCCGCCACCAAGAAATCGAACGAACTGATGGCGCACGTCTACAGCCACTTGTTCGATCTACCCACCACCGGGCTGCGTTTCTTCACCGTCTACGGTCCATGGGGGCGGCCCGATATGGCGCCAACCCTCTTCACGCAGGCGATCCTAGAGGGAAAGCCGATCAAGGTTTTCAATAACGGAGATATGCGGCGAGACTTCACCTACGTCGGGGACATCGTCAGCGGCATCGTCTCGGTTTTGGATCGCCCGCCGGTTAGAGAGGGGGAGAACGCCCCATACCGGCTTTTCAACATCGGCAACAGCGAGCCGGTTCAGCTTCTCCGCTTCATCGAAATTCTGGAACACGCAATCGGGCGGGAGGCGGAGAAAGTGCTGCTTCCGATGCAGCCGGGCGATGTGCCGGCTACGTTCTCCGACACCTCGGATCTCGAGCGGTTGACCGGATTCAGGCCGCTGACCTCCCTCGAGGAAGGAATCCCTCAGTTCGTCGAGTGGTACCGCAGGTATTACGCGATCTGA
- the tnpA gene encoding IS200/IS605 family transposase — protein sequence MPQSLAAVYIHVVFSTADRRPFLKDPKLRAELHSYLGGSSNALGCASLVVGGVEDHVHVLARQSRTISLSDWVRKVKTSSSQWLKRQDASLSTFAWQSGYGAFSVGSKGVELVRGYIQNQEEHHRHFSFQDEFLQLLKEHGLEWDERYLWD from the coding sequence ATGCCGCAATCTCTGGCCGCCGTCTACATCCACGTCGTTTTCTCGACGGCGGACCGTAGACCTTTCCTAAAGGATCCGAAATTACGCGCCGAGCTTCACTCCTACCTGGGAGGATCCTCGAACGCCCTTGGGTGTGCCTCTCTCGTGGTCGGAGGCGTCGAAGATCACGTCCATGTGTTGGCGCGTCAGTCGCGCACGATCTCGTTATCCGACTGGGTGAGGAAGGTGAAGACGAGTTCCTCCCAATGGCTCAAACGTCAGGACGCGTCGTTGAGCACCTTTGCTTGGCAATCTGGCTACGGTGCGTTTTCGGTGGGGAGTAAAGGGGTGGAGCTGGTCAGGGGCTACATTCAGAACCAGGAGGAGCATCACCGCCACTTCTCGTTTCAAGACGAGTTTCTCCAACTTCTGAAGGAGCACGGGTTGGAGTGGGACGAGCGATATTTGTGGGATTGA
- a CDS encoding VOC family protein: MNAGTQPSITTSIVPMLSVRHGSEAVEFYKSAFGATEVFRIESPDGAVVSRLSISGAEFWVADESPENQNFSPETLNGGTVRMVLTVPNPDELFAQAVAAGAQEIWPVAENYGWRLGRVADPFGHHWEIGYPLPEGG, encoded by the coding sequence ATGAACGCCGGCACGCAACCTTCTATCACTACCTCGATCGTGCCGATGCTGTCGGTGCGCCACGGTTCCGAGGCGGTCGAGTTTTACAAGTCGGCGTTCGGCGCGACCGAGGTGTTCCGGATCGAATCCCCGGACGGAGCGGTGGTATCCCGCCTGTCAATTTCCGGGGCCGAGTTTTGGGTCGCGGACGAATCGCCGGAGAACCAGAACTTCAGCCCGGAAACGCTGAACGGCGGGACCGTCCGGATGGTCCTGACCGTGCCAAATCCCGACGAGCTTTTTGCCCAGGCCGTCGCCGCCGGCGCTCAGGAGATATGGCCGGTGGCGGAAAACTACGGCTGGCGCCTCGGGCGAGTCGCCGACCCATTTGGCCACCACTGGGAGATCGGCTACCCCTTGCCCGAGGGCGGGTAA